A single region of the Jatrophihabitans sp. GAS493 genome encodes:
- a CDS encoding DNA-3-methyladenine glycosylase I, with the protein MTAKLKRCAWAEGSDLMRAYHDEEWGVPSRDERYLFEFLTLEGAQAGLSWSTVLNKRARYREVLDDFEPTVVAGYDADRLDSLLLDPGIIRHRGKVASLVTNAEAFLAVRAEFGSFATYLWGWVDGRPIVNAPPSGVALPATTELSDRLSKDLKKRGFKFVGSTIVYSYLQAVGVVDDHVEGCNTRALVG; encoded by the coding sequence ATGACGGCCAAGCTGAAGCGCTGCGCGTGGGCGGAGGGGTCTGACCTGATGCGGGCCTATCACGACGAAGAGTGGGGTGTTCCGTCGCGGGACGAGCGCTACCTCTTCGAATTCCTGACCCTCGAAGGGGCGCAGGCCGGTCTCTCCTGGTCCACCGTACTGAACAAGCGGGCCCGGTACCGCGAGGTCCTCGACGACTTCGAGCCGACCGTGGTCGCGGGGTACGACGCGGATCGGCTGGATTCGCTGCTGCTCGACCCGGGGATCATCCGACACCGGGGCAAGGTCGCCTCACTGGTCACGAACGCCGAAGCCTTCCTAGCGGTACGGGCCGAGTTCGGTAGCTTCGCGACCTATCTCTGGGGGTGGGTCGACGGGCGGCCGATCGTCAACGCGCCGCCCTCTGGGGTCGCGCTGCCGGCCACCACGGAGTTGTCGGATCGGCTGAGCAAGGATCTGAAGAAGCGCGGCTTCAAGTTCGTCGGCTCGACGATCGTCTACTCCTACCTGCAGGCGGTCGGCGTGGTCGACGACCACGTCGAGGGCTGCAACACCCGCGCCCTGGTCGGGTAG